The genomic interval TTCAagcatgtgtgcaaaaaaaatatccactTTTAGTGCACAATTTAGATGCCAGCTAAATAAAAACCTTGTAACATGTTGCCATTATTTTAACCCATTACAAGGATTCTGGGAAACCGATCAACCAAATTATTTTACTAGGAATACAGTGGCCCCTTTAATGGAATTTTATTGACACAAGTAGACCATTTTGGAGCCTACGGCATAAATCGACTAGTGAAGCGGCATAAATCGACTAGTGAAGTCAGTATTCAGAATTCCACTTGTTTTCACTGTTACACATAAATTACACATAAAGCTCTCCTGTGCGTCATCACCAACAACTGGCGGCCAGGGGTGCCGTGCCACCAGTTTGACACTTGTTATCTGATGGAATAGTGAGATGGCAAGAGATTACCAATTTTAACCTCCCAAGATAAGCTTTAGATGAATGAAGATATGAAATTTACTTTCCAGGGAATATAGCCCCATAAACATTCCTCAGTGTTCTGGGACCAAAATGGAAGAGCAATGCTTCAAAAACAAAGCCAGGCATCTTTTTCGAAAATGTTCCTTGTGACAGAtgtgacattattttttttaatttattataaatgtgtgtgctTGGACTTAATTACTTTCTAGaggataaaaatatatttgatttgaaaaaaaaacttattttctaAATGTCTTGGATCTAAAAACTAAGGTTATCTTTCATTTcccattctgcttatcctcacaagggccgcgggggtgccggagcctatcccaatttAGGGTAGTAGGCGGCACACGTACCATTAAAACTGGGAAAATAATGCTGCACCAAAGTTAAAATGATTATTCATACCATCCCTTCGGCTATAACAAAGAGATTCTAAATAAAACGAAGTAGACGGGggaaatttaatttattgaTGGCATactgaatattttaaataacCTTAAATGCTTTCATTCTTTTACCCATCTTCTCTATACACAGGGGACAAATCCTGATTCTCCCTGTGAACGTAAACAATTACAGTTTATGGAAAAAGTGTTTGGTGCCCTTTATAGTCCCTATTGTCCAAAAATTCTTGCAAATTAGTCATGAAAACAGTAAAATTAAAGTTAAATAAAAGAGCCCTGACCGAATTAACTTTTTAAAACTACAAGATCTGCTTATGACTCCGACAAAATCTTGGCAAATgctaacacacaaacacaaaaagagaATACTGACCTGGTGCAAAACTTGTCTTGCCGTAGAAATGGACCACACCGGTTCTTTGGCCAATAACCAGCACCCGGTCCCCCAAGCGCACCTCGGGGCCTCCGCACATGGAGCTACTCGCTGAAGGAGTTTGGCTTCGATAGCCCGCTAAGGAAAAAGTCAGAGTTTAAAATCAAACAGGTCGTAAAACGTTCACACCAATCGATATGAAGTCATGTGAATCCCACCCGCTGTAGCATTTGCAGCCGCGGCAGGAGAAGAGTAGATGCCGAGTGAAGAAGTGGCCCCGTGACTCTGAGAACTATTTTCCTGTTGTGCTACTGGAGTAAGACTCTGCCTGTAATGGGGTCGGGGTCGAGGACGTCGTCCGTGACGAGATTCCACcgaggaagatgaagaggatAGCGAGTGTGAAAGACCACCTGTGATCAAATCAGCGAGGAATAGATGACAGTGAAGGTAAAGGTCAACAAAAAAgtcaggtatatatatatactccgTGATCTCAACAATGCAGAACCCTTGTGTGCAATCCAAAGAATTTCAGTACTGTGCTAGCCAGATATTGGGGTCCAAGATAAGGCCAGACAACAAAGTACagcaagtacagtaatacctcgtttatcacgGTTAATAAGTTCCAAAACCTGCCGCAAAAGGTGAATAACCACaatgtttttatggtgtctatttaatattatttgaacGTTTAAAACCCCcctctgtactattatttaactcccaAAGGTAGACACTGCCTTCTAGTGGCCAGTGGCTAtcttatttttccccatttcatgtACTGGTATTTAACTCCCGAAGGTAGACACTTGCCCTACTGGCCAGTAAAATAATCTTCAATTATTacttgcctttttttccccatactaTTTCACATGTTCGTACTTTTGTTCTTACATTATACTATACACTTTTAATATGTATATTTGGTGGCTCCAAGCCAGTTGATCGGCAAAgtgttgaggtattactgtattgtgtaATCGTTAAAGCGTATGGTCTGCAACTGATTCCGTTTTCAAATTTCAGTCACATTCATAGCAATCAATAACAATTAAAATTAGCCTGATATTTGTTAATAGTGAGCATTAGAGAAATGCCCTTTAGGTGGAGTCCAGCAAGAATCGTCTCAGAATACAAAACATTCTTGACATTTAGCGTTCAGGGACCTGCTGTCTTTCCACGCTTTGCGCACACCGAGATTCGCTTAAGGCGAGCTGAAACACAAGATCCGGCTCCTCCAATTTTGGAGACGTTAGCGGCACCTTTTAAGCCTGGGACAACAGATAAAATACCAATAGCTTGACTTTTTTCCTGACTTGAGGATTAGAGGATTTCAAAAAGAGCCAAGACACGGCTGGCTGCATTGTTGAGCTGGTAAGTCGCAAAAAAACTCAGGTGGCATTGAGGATCTGAACTGTAAATGTCCAACAAAAGCCCAGAGAAAGTTTGGTCATAAATTAGTCTGTTTCCTGAGGTGTAAGGGGGGGTGCTGACAAGCACAAGCTCACATTTCTTGCACAGCACACATacatccacactcacacctCGTGATGAATTGCCACCAAGACTATTCAGCCTGTCTATGCCCTGGTTATTAAACTCTACTTAATTGGACTATCAATCACCGCATTCCATTGGCTACTCTAAGGTCCACGATTCCAGTCACGTAAAGATCAATCAGCCACCAAAACCACTGAATATTACCACCCCACGATAAATCTGGAAACCCTAACGGGCCCACAAACCACAAAATCCCACTAAGCGAACTTTCGGCTCTCTTCTAAGGTCACCGGACTACATTAACGGCCAACACTAGCCCGAAGATGAGGACATGAACCGAGGACCGGTCTTGTCAGCGATCTAATTTACGCACTCTGTGTTTCTACTCTTCAACaagcaataaaaatgaatatggaCACATGCCTCTATTATCTATTCAATTCATCCGAAGCAGGTTCACCGCTTGCCGTCTGACAAAACAACTTTTGAGAGAAGAATAGACATCAATGTCCTTGTAGGATACTTATTTGATATATTTAAAACgtaggagggtgctggagcctatccccagtGTACAGCAATTAGAGCGCAACCCTGCATCAAGGAGGAGGACGACGCTAGCTTTTTAAACTCGTTCAGTTCCACGACTGGACTTCGAAATCGACTCCAATTGAGTTTACCTTTGAGAACTCTATTCCGGAATACTTTgtctcaaaatgtgtcttttaaatattggaaaaaaatggtgaaaacaaattatttcatgCAAAAAACAGTATGTGACAATGTGCTTATGTTACATAAGCAATGTAAAGATGACTTTAGTAATGATTCCTTTTACAGTAGATGTCACCAGGGCTTTAAAGACATACCGCAGAGACGAGCAATACGGTTAATTTGGAAGCGAGCTTGATTAACAACAGTGCTGTCATGTTGAGTATATCTTCCCCTGAGTAATAGGACGCTTGCTGCCGCTGGGGCGCTACACTCCATGTCCCAAAACACTCAGGCAACAGCTCTTCTTAGCTAACTGAATATTAGCTCATCATTTATTGAACTGATGCAGTAatgataagattttttttggtttagtatTTGTCTAGATGCCTTATAGTTATTGCCCCCACCCACATTAAATACCATTGACTTCTACATCAGCATATAAGATAGACAATATGTTACTATTCTCTGTTAATAATGTTTCTTACAGTTATGGCCCTTAGAATTAATACGCTGACATACCCAAATCAATGACCTACCTAATCGTGAGATACTTTTGGAAGAAATGGAAGACAGGTCAATCTGACGTTGCCGTGCAGACGTAGACATCTTATTGCCACGTTTATATTTTTGCAAAGGTTTGCTAATCGTGGCAAGTGGGGCAAATACTCctgtggggtaaaaaaaaaagaatgtaaaaaTTGAGTACTTTGTTTTACATCATCTTGCTAATGGATTATgccactgtattttctcgcatatacgccgtatttctaacaaaaaaaaatgatgactgaatcagaTGTAATTAGAtgtaaagtaacatttactatttgttggttattttctgttttgcagcaagaaaacaagcattactggatgaattctttccttatgatattgaccctaataatgtgcttttgattcatacagaatctcagaaataccacgtgtgatttttcttaatattttcccttcaaagtaacacatttgtactgcctataaaatgcatgaatatggaggtgaaaattgtcaatcagggtgcagcttatacatgagaaattgcaaaattcaacgatttaaggcaattttaataataataatcggacataggccctgtcgtcattatcaacaacaaaaaaagcctacttgtcatcacacccagaaactgcatatgacgaaattggtgaatTGGTGAAtatggcaattttaagggtgcagcttatacacaCGGGCGACTTATACgcgtgggcggcttatatgcgagtaaatacagtagtaGACTGATTAATTGCATGAGGATAAAGGTGAAACAGAAGTAATGAACGACTAAATGGTTGCGCTATGACTTACCGTGTTTGTGCTGGCAGGTAAAATACTGGACACCAGCGACTGAGCCGTCATTCTTCCCCTCAGGTTTATCAAGCACTACTCCAGCCCAGAAACCACTGGAGAATTCTGTGTTCCCACAGAATTGCAGGGTTCCAACCTGCAAAGgcattagcatgcattttttaaactgtgatTCTATCTGAATTGTGAACCTTTAGGTTATAAAGATTTTTGCAGAGTGGaaataaagattgttttatttatttggacCCAAATCATGTTGGACTTATTTTCAACTCAGCCAGAGACAGAGTGATCCAATTGTATCTTCTTTTAACTCCATCTATGGCTTGTGGGTGCAATATGTTGTGGAAGAGAGTCGAGTAAATAAGTGAAAAAGATAAAACCAGTGCCCAAGTGGAAATTGAACTGTTGATGACTCAATCTAGGCTTGCACTTTTATTCACAAGGCGGCCTAAATAAAACTCAAATGATGGTTAACGGTTTGGAGGGGACAAAAGAAATGCTCTTTTGTGGATGTGTCGACAACTAATTAAATTGTAAATTTCATGCACACAATTCCCAACATGTTCCATTTTATCTTCAAAAGGCGCCATGcaatcccaaacacacacaaaattatAAGATGCAAGCACAAAACTGTCTTTTATCAACAAGATTTGCATTttagaaaagataaataaaaagctAGTAACGTAAGACACACCTTTTGTCCGGCTATCATCACACGGTCACCAAGTTGAATTCCTAATGAGGCCAGTTTCATCTTGGCTTTGTCCGAAAGAGCAGGAGGCGTGTAGTCTTGCACCGCTAAAAACGGGAAACTGGGATGTGGCAAAGCCTCCCGTAGTAAAATCCGCAACTCTTTGGCCAGGGCGGCAGCGTCTGACATCTTGAAGGGCATGTCGGGGGGCTCGGGAACAACATCAGCTGGGTATTGCCCTTTATCGTCCTGTAGAATAAGACTTTGGATCATGTCGGTGAAATAGAAACGATTGAGGAgaagcagtcatttttttgaatgtcATGACAATTCAGAAgacatccttttttttattacttccaCACAATTTGCACTAGTacgcccttttttttctttcaactgACTCTGGTCAAGTCACAAATATTTTCTCACAGCTCCTTCACGCCGACAGATGATATTATTATTGGCTGAGACAGGCCGAGGGGATTTTAGATGGTGTGTGTTTCTCGAAAATTTACAGCTGCCGTTTTCTATAACTCCCTCCAGTGCATTATCACATTTCCGGTGATATGCTGTTGATTTTATTAGACGTTTGTCAGCTCAAGTCATCGTAAACACTTTCTTCCTGCTATTTACATTcttattttgtccattttttgtcatttttatagcaaataaaGTCAGTTAAAACAGATATTGCCCATTGAATTGAAAAATCTATAACCTCGAAATTTAAGTTAGATAAGACTCAGTTCTATAgtgtaaacaaatacataacTACTAATGgtaaacagtttttaaaaagtataaatcTGTATAGGTATTATATATAATTGAACATGGCCGCGCAAAAATCTCTAATCCAGTCTACAATGCACTCatttacattctttttttgtcaattttttgtcatttttatagcaaataaagtcagttaaaacaaatattgtctATTAAATAGAAAAATCTATAACCTCGAAATTTAAGTTAGATAAGACTAAGTTCTATAgtgtaaacaaatacataacTTCTAATGgtaaacagttaaaaaaaaaggatatatcTGTATAGGTATTATATATAATTGAACATGGCCGCACAAAAATCTCTAATCCAGCCTACAATGCACTTTTCACCTTTTCAAAAGTGTGGACACCGATGCCGtacatcatttaaaaattaaaaaaaaagtcaaatgagtTGCTTTATTCAAGCGAATTTGTTGGATTGAGGCAGGGAACAAAACCCCAATTAAACGTATGACAAAGAAGAAGGTTATGATGGTATGAAGGAACATGGAGAAGCACTCAAATCCTTTATAGGGTGAGATTCAACAGGTTtatgacaaaataaaagtgCAGTGAGAGCAGAAATCGAGCTAATTGGGTCACACTCGTTCTTGTCATCAATTGTGCTCTCAAGTGGCGTTCTCTTCCACAAATCTTAATTTCAATTGCTATAACAACGGCCTAAAAACCTCGACTGCCTCATACACTAACCACTTCCCTTtgtagaaaacaaacaaacgcatATTCTCATATCAAAATGTCTTAACGTTTTGCATTGTAAATTAAATTAGACTAATAATAGAATTGAAAATGGGTGAATTCTAAAGTCCTTTGATGACACCCAGTGGATAGTCTAGACAATTGCtacagaaattgaaaatataacttccaaaaaaaagagatttaaaTTATAATAGATCCCATATAAATGATCCAAATGTATTTATGGCCAAATATGTTCATTAGAAATCCTCAAAATCAGCTGACTTGCATGAATATGTGATTGCGACATCCGTAATTATTGGGAGAATTAAAAGATTTCTAAAgctccattattattattttttttttaaactaaaaagcaCAATCACACTAATGTTTTATTATGAACACCTGTTATCTTATGCAAATGTTGCAGACCTCCAGAATTGAAATGCTACTTTAATAAGGGAATGTTTCCCTTAATTAAATGTGAATTTAGTACTCATTAAATTATAAAAcagaaagtaaaatattttatgaATGCTCTCAGCAGTGTTAGGAATGGAAATGTTTGCTTGATTTACCCAGTAATAAATAGAAGACTTGGCTTTTGATTGGTTGGTTACAGTTTTATGATGCCAACTTGAGTTCTGAAGAGTGTACGTCAGCATTTTCTAGCTTTTAcaagagttgaaaaaaaattgtttcatttttaatagACTGTAATTTAAAATTACAAACAAGTGGAGCAGAAAACACCACTCACTGAAATACTGTGTGGTCATGTTTATGATATTATAAGATATAAATTGCTCCTGTAAAGACGCGAGCTCGACATgtgatcaaaataaaacaaaattattccTGGAGATTCTTCGCTATTATTCTGccttttagttgttgttgtttttttcaaacatctaatataattaaaattaaaataaatccatCATCACACCCATAGCTgcgacatttaaaatgaaacgtACGTACATTCATAATGAAACTTTATATAGATATAGTACATTGATAAAAGACTGGCTCAATAATGCTCCCTTTCCAACAATCCCTCAGGCGTTTGATTGGCCCGTGCCCGTTTAGGAGGCGGAGTTTGTCAAAAGTCAATTAATCGATTACCAGTAACTGGTTATTAAGATAAGTGTTAGTTGCAGTCCTAGTCATTAGAGAATTCCATTCTGAGTGAAAGGAAAATTGTAGCTTACTTTGAAAGCAGGATTGGCTCCCAAATCCAAGAGACACGAGGCGGCGGACGTGCACAGGTTAGACGCGGCGATGTGCAGAGCCGTGCCAAAGTCAAAGTCACTGCACGTTGCGTCTATATCTTAGAAAAACAGACGTGAGGAGAACTTATTACAAATTCATACTGTCATCTTCTGACTTTCCTACTCACTGACCTTTTGTATTGCCAAGTCACCTCCAATTTAAAGGGTGacatgaaaaataattcaaCATATTATGGCTCGGACAATATTGGAGATGTCCCACATCCGATCATTAGATTGGAAATCGCGTCATTTTAAGAGGATCAGAACCAGgtgaaaataaataagcaaataaATAGTGATGGGGATGGGCAGcaaatccagtttgactgaAAGGTTTAGCAGTGATGGagtaaactggattggacgtctatggccgtcaatggcagtgcaaCATGATCACATTAAAATCTAGCCAATCGGACTTGACATGCAAAAATAGGCGATGCTAGTCAATAGATTTAGATGAGGTCTATTTGCAGAGAGTACAAtagtttttcttatttattacaAACTAGAAGACATTTTACACAAATGCTGTACCAACTTCTTATTGGCAACAAGCCATTAATTCCTCCGCTCACCTCCAGGCTGAGAGGCCTGCAAAACCACACAAATAAGCTGCGGTACGTCAAAGTAGGCAGCGTAATGCAGCGCCCTCATGTTAGTCCAACGACAGCGGAGGTTGGGATCCGCTCCCAGCGCGATGAGCTGGCGGCCAAAACCAGCCGCTGTATCCGCGTCTCCTATAAAACGCAAACGTGAtgtcaaaacaacaacttttgaaTCGCTTTAGTTTTTTATGTCTCTGGCAACCAgttgagggtgtcccctgcatTCTGACCGTTGttcactgggataggctccagcaccccccacgacctttgtaAAGAGAATTAACTGTAATTACCAATGCCCGGAGCCCCAGCCCTGCAGCAGTAATGAAGAAGACTCATGTCTGTCAGACCGTCTCGGTCATTTACGCCACAACCTCTATTAAGGATCTGGggaaggaaaacaaaataaaataagactaGACCATTATAATTAATAAACAACACACATGCTCTCAGGCAGATTTCACAGTAATGATTAAATAATCTTAATAGGCACCTGATTGTGTTGCCGCAATAGccacatttactgtattttctcacatataagacgCATAAATAGCTACTGCTCAAACTCTGAAGacgagtgtgcgtgtgtgccttTAGACTTAAATCCAGCTATTCACGGCTGAGTGTTTTCATGGGTTTTAGTGTTTTACTATCATTTTCAACAGAGCTCAATTTTAAGTCAAAAAGGCATACACAGAATAAACAGTATGTTGGGCAGATGTTTGTGTGATAGTAAAGCAGCTATGGAAAATGCCTTAAAAATCACCTCATTGCCAATCAGGTCAATGTTCTTCTGAACTTGTGGAACCCATTGCCTCAGGACAGCAAATAGTTCTGGTATGGTGGTGCTGGGCTCTTCCAGAATCTCCCGGCACTGCGGCTCGCTGGGGTCAAAGAAGGAGAATTCTGTCCATAGTGAGTGGAAGAACACAAACAGGGATCATGTGGAGATAGATCATCACTTTAAGACGTTTTGGGGCATCCGGTGCATTATTGCTACGTATGCACGTCGTGAGACTATTTTAAATTTTGCAAAAAATGAGCTTTAGGCAATCAAAGGGTTAAAGTACAAAGTGCACTGGTTTTCAGCAGTCCTCACACCGATTTCACTtcctaatgcacatgtgtcaaagtggcggcccgggggccaaatctggcccgccgcatcattttgtgtggcccgggaaagtaaatcatgagtgccgactttctgttttaggatcaaattaaaatgaagagtatagatgtatattcaatttcctgattttcacccttttaaatcaataattgtatttttttaatcaatttttctgtctttttagttcagaaatcattttgtaaaatcttaaaatagatttaaaaaaaagctcaaataaacattgttttagatctataaaaaactgaatattcattgcttttaatccatttctcttaatccatttataaaaagtctatctaagtttatctaaaatggtccggcccacatgaaatcgagttgacattaacgcggcccgcgaaccaacccgagtctgacacccctgtcctaatgcattttttttttacatagagAAAAACTCCAATCATGCATTTATTGAAATTCATTGAAATACCTAAAAATTACAAaccctaaaaaatatataaaatgtcaTCATAGTGACCTCATTTGGCTTTATATTGTTCATTCTGCGACAAGATATTCAATTTCTCATTAAATCGAGAGGTTCTATGTTTTGTCAGTTCATACATTTTTCAGCAGTGTGTAATAGGAAAACAAGACTTATTTTGTTATCCCTGTCATAAAGTGTAAACTCACTTCAAAATTTCTCAGACAAAACACATTTATACACTTACCACAGTCACCAGGCACCGGTGCAGACGCCACCTGGTGGGTGACCGGCCTGTGATGAGGAGAGAATGTGGTGAGGCATCCCAGGGTAACATCTTCCTCCAAAGACGTGAAAACATCCTCCTTTGTCATCTCCCTCACAGGGCGAGAGGCTGAAACGATATTAGATGCCCTATTCTTAGAACCTCAAGTAGGGCGAACCTCCAGTAAGTGGAAACAACAAAATTAGTGCAGCAATATGGCTTCATGTTTCAGGTAATCTGGCCATTTTAATACAACGATACTTTccagaccagtaaaaataatgcaaaatacaatgtaACCAGTAAGggtttgtattaatgtcaag from Stigmatopora argus isolate UIUO_Sarg chromosome 15, RoL_Sarg_1.0, whole genome shotgun sequence carries:
- the LOC144089485 gene encoding CAP-Gly domain-containing linker protein 4: MTKEDVFTSLEEDVTLGCLTTFSPHHRPVTHQVASAPVPGDCEFSFFDPSEPQCREILEEPSTTIPELFAVLRQWVPQVQKNIDLIGNEILNRGCGVNDRDGLTDMSLLHYCCRAGAPGIGDADTAAGFGRQLIALGADPNLRCRWTNMRALHYAAYFDVPQLICVVLQASQPGDIDATCSDFDFGTALHIAASNLCTSAASCLLDLGANPAFKDDKGQYPADVVPEPPDMPFKMSDAAALAKELRILLREALPHPSFPFLAVQDYTPPALSDKAKMKLASLGIQLGDRVMIAGQKVGTLQFCGNTEFSSGFWAGVVLDKPEGKNDGSVAGVQYFTCQHKHGVFAPLATISKPLQKYKRGNKMSTSARQRQIDLSSISSKSISRLGGLSHSLSSSSSSVESRHGRRPRPRPHYRQSLTPVAQQENSSQSHGATSSLGIYSSPAAAANATAAGYRSQTPSASSSMCGGPEVRLGDRVLVIGQRTGVVHFYGKTSFAPGHWLGITLDTQSGKNDGSVGGVRYFHCSPGHGVFVPPSRVQRIHGSVDCLSELSSSHLNHTSISGAIRRSFSTSSAIAPTKEKSRRNPAPRNRSKSTRSRSKSHRQRWTILSAGGGKSGTPRSSGLGSSNQVRLHEGTQVLLNSANEMAFVRYMGTADFAPGIWLGLELRGPMGKNDGSVGDRRYFTCRPGHGVLVRPSRVTYRGINGSRLVDEDS